A region from the uncultured Macellibacteroides sp. genome encodes:
- a CDS encoding phosphatase PAP2 family protein — translation MLEKELAFERDAFFFLNGSDSSYLDSFMWLYSGKVVWLPLAVFIMTVLIYKKNWREYLLIFLSIALVITLCDQFASHVCKPFFSRLRPTHHPDFMDQVKIVFDYRGGKYGFISSHAANAFGFATFMSLLFRYKFFTCSIFTWSILTAYTRIYLGVHFISDIICGMLAGLFLGYLVYLVYIHIRKKVISETCTQSSTQLIYSLNNKRLITCSIWISIILLIIFTKPLISLLH, via the coding sequence ATGCTCGAAAAAGAACTTGCATTTGAACGTGACGCTTTTTTCTTCTTAAACGGCAGTGATTCTTCTTATCTTGATAGCTTTATGTGGCTATATTCAGGGAAAGTAGTTTGGCTGCCGTTGGCAGTTTTTATTATGACTGTTTTAATATATAAAAAGAATTGGAGGGAGTATTTATTAATTTTTTTATCTATTGCTCTAGTAATAACTTTATGCGATCAATTTGCTTCGCATGTTTGTAAGCCTTTTTTCTCAAGATTACGGCCAACACATCATCCTGATTTTATGGATCAGGTAAAGATAGTTTTTGATTATAGAGGAGGAAAGTACGGTTTTATTTCAAGCCATGCTGCAAATGCATTTGGTTTTGCAACGTTTATGTCGCTCTTATTTAGATATAAATTTTTTACCTGCTCTATTTTTACCTGGTCTATATTGACAGCCTATACACGAATTTACTTGGGTGTTCACTTTATATCGGATATTATTTGTGGGATGCTGGCCGGTTTGTTTTTGGGATATCTAGTCTATCTAGTTTATATACATATTCGTAAAAAAGTAATAAGTGAGACTTGTACCCAAAGTTCTACTCAATTAATTTATTCGCTGAATAATAAACGATTAATTACATGTTCAATATGGATTTCTATAATTCTTTTGATAATCTTTACAAAACCATTAATTTCTTTATTACACTAA